From the Candida dubliniensis CD36 chromosome 2, complete sequence genome, the window TGTGAAATAGAGAGCATCCAAAAATAGACCTTTCACTTGCCCAACTTACAGTTTTGATTGTGATTATTTTGTGTAGCAgacaaagaagaacaatTCCATGTATGTTACGCATGTTGAGTAGATATGGGATGATgtagaaagaaaaaaaaaaaaaaaatgaggCAAAACGAAAAATCACCTTATTATTTTATCGAACTTCGGCCATTGTTGGGAAAGAGCATTTGCCATAGCCTGCCGCATAAATAATTCCACACCACTTTCACGTCTATTGTAGTTGGTAGAATCGCCTGCTTCTTCTCCATAACATGGTTCGATTAGAAAAGGAGGACAAGAGAAAGCTGTTCTTAACTGAGGGGAAAACTCAGTGATTGGTTCCGACGACTAAAagcctttttttttttcatttttgtgTAACACAGAATATTGTTATGATTCGTTTTagcaacaaagaaaaatcaacaGATGGTTCACACCAcaggaggaggaggaatGCAGGTTGGATATGTGTAGaggatatatatatagttcCTCCTTTATCCATAtcataaaaaaattttttatttctaatttcatttttccaCCAAGAGTGTATCAACATGATGTCGACTCTTAAAGACCATAAAAATTTTGCATTCACCGGAACCAAGTCGTCTATTGCCTCGAGCTCATCCTCAACTACTGATTTCGATGACTTGTTGCCAGACTTGTGGCAGACGAGTTCTAACGAGTCCGATATGAAACACAGTTCACAGAGTTTATTTAATAGTCCCCACCACTACTTATTCCAACAAGATATTCTTCCATCTATTCCGCAACCCCAGCCACAAAATTGGTTCAATGTGTCGGTTTCGTCTCCATTAAGATCGTCATCGAGTTTATGGGAAGATCCGCCAACTGAACAACCACAGCCAATTTTCTATTTGCCACAAGACGACGActtgtttaattttgaacAGGTCCATCATCCACAACACCTGCACACCAAGACCCAAATCAACACGCAATTATACAAGACCGAGTTGTGTGCCTCGTTTATGAAGACCGGAGTTTGTCCCTATGCCAGCAAATGCCAATTTGCCCATGGCGAGAGTGAATTGAAACACGTCGAGAGACCTCCGAAATGGAGATCGAAGCCTTGTGCTAATTGGTCAAAGTACGGCAGTTGTCGTTATGGGAATAGATGCTGTTTTAAACACGGCGATTGAATGGGTTATGATTTTAggtatttatttatttgctACAAGAAAAATAGTCTTTGTATagtttaatatatttatttattcgATGTATAAAATAAGGATACAGCCTCGGAAATGTAAAGAACATTACTTGTTAATTGTGTGGTGATGAATGGTTCGTAATGTCATCCACAGCGCCCAACAATAGTATGAGTCAAATCAAAGATAGAAGAAGAGaacttcttcatcaatgaGATATCACTGCAACGGCTTTAACCTATCGTCATTGACTGTTATAGTTGATacagaaagaaaaaaaaaaaaaaaaagtgtaaaaaaatgaaaaaaaaaaaaattgttgaaaaattttttttaagtagaggaacaaaaaaaaatttttctttgcgAGTTAACGATTCCTCTTTCTCTAGACATAATGGATAGTTGGGAGACATTAGAGCCTGTTTACGAAAAAGGCGTAGTTGATTCACTAGTTTCAGTTAGAATCCCGATTTTATCATCTATTAAATCAGTGTTACCAGAGATTTCCGAACAGGAATTGAACAAGATCGTAGTGGTTTTGTTAAAGACATTCAACTATTACCACGATGCGCAATCAAGAAATGCCGTATTGAGTGTTTTACAAGCTATTGGGGGTAAATACCCGAAATATTTGCTAGTGTATGTCAAGTTTATCAATCAGCAAGCTGATGGGCCGACATTACCAATTACTGATTATATGACGCTTTTGCAATGGATCAATGCGTTTGTGGTTGATATGGCCAGACTCGGCAAATTAGACGATTCTGTGGCATTGGCTCAAGGGAAGGTGTTGAGCAAGTGTATAAGCTTTGAAGGAAAACGAAGGAGAATTTATAAATCGGCAATTCAAACTACAAAGACTGCTATGGGTGATGCATTGGCAGTTGGTTCTGGGTACTTGGATATAGTTGTGAGGAACAAACtgttttcattattggGGGTGTTGGACATGGCGCTAGACAAACATCCTGGGTTGTTTGAAGTTTACCAGCAAAAGTATACGGCCGAGATCTtggatttttttgttaaccACGGTTTGCTAAGTAAGGTTCCACCTACCCCGCAAGATTTGGCAGTGTTTGGCAGATGTATCAAGAGTTTGGTAAAAGACTTTTCCAAGTTGGTCCCACATATTGAGAAGGCGATATTAAGGTCGTCGGAAAATTCGTTTGTATATACCCTTCCAGTCCTATTTGAGAACTTGTCGATTGAAATTGAGTTGAGTGCCAAATTGGTCAATGCGATTATTTCCGGTATCAAGTCGACCAAGGAGAATGTGAGGAATGGTGCTGCCAAGACTTTGGCGTTGGCTTTACAGAAGAACACTGCTGATTTGGTTGATGAGATCTTCAAAGCCATCAAGGCCACGTCCAATGCCGAATCCAAGGCGTTGATTGTAAAGTGTTTGTTGTATTTCCCCGACTCAGAAAAGATTGTTAAGCAGGTGTTGCCGTTGGTATCGAAAGACCAAAACGAGACATCGTTGGCGAGTTTGGTTAAGGTGTTTACGTTTCATGGGTTAAAGTATCATAATGACGAGGTGGTTAAGCAGTTTATTGCTGGGTTCAACTCTGTCAAATTGCGTCGAGTTTGGTTTGTTGAGTTTGGCGAATGTGTGGAGACGTTGCCATTCCCTGAACTTTTGggtgaatttgaaaagatCTTGAAAGGGATAGAGGATGCACCCCTTCCATCGGTAAGCAATAAGAGTATTGTGTGTGCCTTTGTTATTTTGGCATTGACGGGCAAAGATTCGCCGTTGCTTAACGACACAAGAATTTTCAGCAAGCTCGATGAGGTTGAATTGAAATGGTTAGTGCGTGCTTTAAAAAATGATCCTGCTGGTTGGATATACGTGTTGACGAACGCCCCATATAAGGTAAGAATGTTTGCCTTGGAGAAGATAGTGTTGAATGATGAACTCAGCCAAGGGTTAATTGAGGTGGTGTTGGATGGTGATTTGGCGAATGTTGGGCCTGTTTTTGCATTGCTTAGTCGTTATTCGGAGAAGAATTTACGGCACCTCATTCTTCCTGCAAGAAAGGCGGGAGTTGACTGGATCGCATTAGCTCAAAGGGCCAAAATCGACGTTGGGAAGTTAGTTGGTGAGAATTTTAGTGCTATTTTCCAAGAGTGTGTTGATGATGGGTCACAGGCTGCTGTTCAGGCCATTGGTGATATTGCCTTTATCCAGCCAGAGCTTATCCAACCAATTGTTGCCGTTATTGATTTGGACGTGTCGCAACTTAGTTTTACCCAGCAAGAGATTGACATTTAC encodes:
- a CDS encoding zinc finger-containing regulatory protein, putative (Similar to S. cerevisiae CTH2), with protein sequence MMSTLKDHKNFAFTGTKSSIASSSSSTTDFDDLLPDLWQTSSNESDMKHSSQSLFNSPHHYLFQQDILPSIPQPQPQNWFNVSVSSPLRSSSSLWEDPPTEQPQPIFYLPQDDDLFNFEQVHHPQHSHTKTQINTQLYKTELCASFMKTGVCPYASKCQFAHGESELKHVERPPKWRSKPCANWSKYGSCRYGNRCCFKHGD